In Zea mays cultivar B73 chromosome 7, Zm-B73-REFERENCE-NAM-5.0, whole genome shotgun sequence, the following proteins share a genomic window:
- the LOC109941219 gene encoding uncharacterized protein, translating into MRQIITVRLVASASSLLHPSIATARYPPLPASPALLQPRPLPLLRCHAPSQYKSQLRFLSSLSSSSVPTSSDAPSDGGGGRDGEEDGAKSGDHVDYLGMSNEELMEQCDMGTFKASGPGGQHRNKRESAVRLKHLPTGIIAQVSSLAELA; encoded by the coding sequence ATGCGTCAAATCATCACCGTCCGTCTCGTCGCCTCCGCTTCAAGCCTCCTCCATCCCTCGATCGCAACTGCTCGCTACCCTCCTCTCCCGGCCTCACCCGCGCTCCTCCAGCCGCGGCCGCTGCCGCTGCTGCGCTGCCACGCGCCCTCCCAGTACAAATCCCAGCTCCGcttcctctcctccctctcctcctcaTCCGTGCCCACCAGCTCAGATGCTCCCAGCGACGGCGGGGGCGGCCGCGACGGGGAAGAGGATGGCGCGAAGAGCGGCGACCACGTCGATTACTTGGGGATGAGCAACGAGGAGCTCATGGAGCAGTGCGATATGGGCACGTTCAAGGCGTCCGGCCCCGGCGGCCAGCACCGCAACAAGCGCGAGTCCGCCGTCCGGCTGAAACACCTTCCTACCGGCATCATCGCACAGGTCAGTAGCCTTGCTGAATTAGCTTAA